From the genome of Chlorogloeopsis sp. ULAP01, one region includes:
- a CDS encoding bromodomain-containing protein yields the protein MGFKYKWKHSSVPSRDKAARSKYLLEEGQFNNKKDQNLAEQEARKHLGVPMRIPDDDRSILGNSQDW from the coding sequence ATGGGCTTTAAGTATAAATGGAAGCATAGCTCTGTACCTTCGCGCGACAAGGCAGCACGCAGCAAGTATCTCCTGGAAGAAGGGCAGTTTAATAACAAAAAAGACCAAAATCTAGCAGAGCAAGAAGCTCGCAAACACTTAGGTGTACCAATGCGAATTCCAGACGATGATCGCTCTATACTGGGAAATTCACAAGACTGGTAG